A window of the Halodesulfovibrio sp. MK-HDV genome harbors these coding sequences:
- a CDS encoding phage protein Gp36 family protein has product MSYCELANLYDVIPKGYLDAADKVTPGIVERKMGSVSRVIDDTLRQHYVLPLQDVPETIKQMAVVMAAYEAVGGITAVKKEGGNDNKLLVLQDLYKQARADLAAIRSGKMKLVFSGESVVDAPTGGMAVVSRKRRFDFKGW; this is encoded by the coding sequence ATGTCTTATTGCGAGTTAGCCAACTTATACGACGTTATCCCGAAGGGCTACCTTGATGCGGCAGACAAGGTCACGCCGGGAATTGTGGAAAGAAAGATGGGAAGTGTGAGCCGGGTCATTGATGACACGCTGCGCCAACATTATGTGCTTCCACTTCAGGACGTGCCCGAAACCATCAAACAGATGGCAGTTGTCATGGCGGCGTATGAAGCGGTTGGTGGTATTACGGCAGTCAAGAAAGAGGGAGGCAACGACAACAAACTTCTTGTGCTGCAAGACCTTTACAAGCAGGCACGGGCAGATCTTGCGGCAATCCGATCAGGGAAAATGAAACTAGTATTTTCGGGCGAATCCGTGGTGGATGCACCCACTGGTGGCATGGCTGTTGTGAGCCGGAAACGTCGTTTTGATTTTAAGGGCTGGTAA
- a CDS encoding phage virion morphogenesis protein: MAGASFKMDMGKVLSWADKEITGEQQQRRLAIDIGEMLVSSTQQRFEDQQAPDGSSWKPSMRAKEMGGVTLTSTSELKNSIGYMASSEGVSVGSNKVYAAIHQLGGEIKGKKGKLKFRLPNGQFVQVDKVTVPQREFLGISDEDKEEAAELIKSYMLTAVGQSK; encoded by the coding sequence ATGGCTGGTGCATCTTTTAAAATGGATATGGGCAAGGTGCTGAGCTGGGCTGACAAGGAAATAACCGGGGAGCAGCAGCAAAGACGGCTTGCAATAGACATCGGTGAAATGCTGGTCAGCAGTACACAACAGCGATTTGAAGATCAGCAAGCACCAGACGGTTCAAGTTGGAAACCATCCATGCGTGCCAAAGAGATGGGCGGGGTAACCCTGACAAGCACAAGTGAACTGAAGAACTCTATAGGCTACATGGCTAGTTCAGAGGGCGTGAGCGTCGGTTCAAATAAAGTCTATGCGGCAATTCACCAGCTCGGTGGAGAAATCAAAGGCAAAAAGGGAAAGCTCAAGTTTCGGCTACCCAATGGACAGTTTGTACAAGTGGACAAGGTGACAGTGCCACAGCGGGAATTTTTGGGAATTAGCGACGAGGATAAGGAAGAGGCCGCAGAGCTTATTAAAAGTTACATGCTGACCGCAGTAGGACAGTCAAAATGA
- a CDS encoding DUF2586 domain-containing protein, giving the protein MGRKDVFEHIVDGVSGLVPGDITGKALVVGVCSQGEVGKVYYLGKRSDLTKSLGAGPLVDRLNDIFAAAGQDATVLAVPVSGNPSGTMSRVKHVGTGVPASVSGLPAANADVLVEIVNGGSLGTATAKVSTDAGASFGSASAVAANGQIAIGGSGTTLVLESGNLVVGDTYSYTVRGAIGAIQQTGKGASVSVEGAVKVGAQLALQVVKSGGRNVGQYRLSVDGGDNFSGYRTIPVDGRITAADTGTTIVCPDDEFTVGTTYSCSLLAPVPTVSAVITALKKPLEIVDPEYVYVVGASDSVAWASLGALADDLWNKHRPTFFLCESRLPSAGEDLDDWVSALKEERATFAHRFVSVCCGFGEIADRTGQRKVRNAGGLLSGRILSIPVQRDIGRVRDQSITGIAVSDEYTESMQLALEDAGYITLTRYAGLRGTYWGTARTMADTTSDYQRLEVIRTTFKAIRLMRLQALKALKDELGDPVQGADASGLAYLRSNLENALDTMVKAKPKELAGYAIEIPLDQDFVNNGVAVETKLIGIPIIDKINLYSSYIYAGSKFDPRLQG; this is encoded by the coding sequence ATGGGGCGTAAGGACGTATTTGAACATATTGTTGATGGCGTCAGCGGTCTCGTTCCGGGTGACATTACAGGCAAAGCACTGGTTGTCGGTGTGTGCAGTCAAGGAGAAGTGGGCAAAGTCTACTATCTTGGTAAACGTAGTGACTTAACTAAATCGCTCGGGGCAGGTCCTCTTGTAGATCGTTTGAACGATATATTTGCTGCTGCAGGGCAGGACGCCACCGTGCTTGCTGTACCAGTTTCCGGTAATCCTTCAGGTACAATGAGTCGGGTAAAGCATGTAGGCACAGGCGTTCCCGCTTCTGTCTCTGGACTTCCTGCGGCCAATGCGGATGTGCTTGTTGAAATCGTGAATGGTGGCTCTTTGGGAACAGCTACAGCGAAAGTAAGTACGGATGCCGGTGCTAGTTTTGGTTCGGCCTCAGCTGTTGCTGCAAATGGACAAATTGCAATTGGCGGCTCTGGAACAACCTTGGTTTTGGAGTCGGGTAATCTGGTTGTAGGTGACACGTATAGTTATACTGTCCGTGGTGCCATTGGGGCTATTCAGCAGACGGGCAAGGGTGCCTCTGTTTCAGTTGAGGGCGCAGTTAAAGTAGGTGCGCAGCTTGCATTGCAGGTCGTTAAATCCGGTGGACGCAATGTTGGACAATACCGTCTTAGTGTTGACGGTGGCGATAACTTTAGCGGGTACCGAACCATCCCGGTAGATGGACGGATTACTGCTGCGGATACAGGAACAACCATTGTTTGCCCTGATGATGAGTTTACCGTGGGTACTACATATTCATGTAGTTTGCTTGCACCAGTTCCTACCGTATCAGCCGTTATCACAGCACTTAAAAAGCCGCTTGAAATTGTTGATCCAGAGTATGTTTATGTGGTTGGTGCGTCCGATTCCGTAGCATGGGCGTCTCTTGGCGCACTGGCAGACGATTTATGGAATAAGCACCGTCCAACATTCTTTCTTTGTGAATCGCGTCTCCCTTCAGCAGGTGAAGATTTAGACGACTGGGTGAGTGCGCTTAAGGAAGAACGGGCAACCTTTGCACATCGCTTTGTGAGTGTCTGTTGTGGATTCGGAGAAATTGCCGATCGAACAGGTCAACGTAAGGTGCGAAATGCTGGCGGCCTGCTTAGCGGGCGTATTCTTAGCATTCCAGTGCAGCGCGATATCGGGCGTGTGCGTGATCAGTCCATCACAGGAATTGCGGTTTCTGATGAATATACAGAATCCATGCAGCTTGCTTTAGAAGATGCCGGATACATTACGCTGACACGTTACGCTGGACTTCGTGGCACTTATTGGGGAACAGCCAGAACAATGGCTGATACCACAAGCGACTATCAGCGACTGGAAGTTATCCGCACCACGTTTAAGGCTATTCGCTTGATGCGTCTGCAAGCCCTGAAGGCATTGAAAGATGAACTTGGTGATCCAGTACAAGGTGCAGACGCAAGCGGTCTTGCCTACCTTCGCTCAAATCTTGAAAACGCGTTGGATACGATGGTTAAAGCCAAGCCGAAAGAGCTAGCAGGATATGCCATTGAGATTCCACTTGATCAGGACTTCGTGAACAACGGTGTGGCGGTAGAAACTAAGCTTATCGGTATCCCAATCATCGACAAAATTAATCTGTATTCATCGTACATTTATGCGGGCAGCAAGTTTGATCCGCGATTAC